The DNA region GCTCTACCACGTGGCGATCCGCTATCCCACGCGTGCGGCTCTGGCGGACGCCTTGCGGCGGTTGACGGAAGCGGGAATCGCGCTCGACGGAGCCTCGGATCACGGCGTGAGCGAGGCGCTCTACCTCCATGATCCCGACGGGAACGGCATCGAGCTCTACCGGGACCGGCCGCGAGAGGAGTGGCCGCGCGATTCCGAGGGCCGGTTCGTCCTCGTCACGGAACCCCTGGACCTCGCGGATCTGGTGGCGCCGGGGCGCGATACTACCTAAGTAGCGGAGCGAGCACGGCGCGGCCGGGGCTAC from Candidatus Eisenbacteria bacterium includes:
- a CDS encoding VOC family protein, producing MAGAPIDPGVDIGHVHLKVADLDRAVAFYHGVLGFDVTQRIPGAAFLSAGGYHHHIGLNTWTSRGGSPPPRGSTGLYHVAIRYPTRAALADALRRLTEAGIALDGASDHGVSEALYLHDPDGNGIELYRDRPREEWPRDSEGRFVLVTEPLDLADLVAPGRDTT